DNA sequence from the Candidatus Limnocylindrales bacterium genome:
CCATGGACGCTCTCGGACGCGAAGTGCGCGCGAAGCAGGGCCATTCCCTTCTCGACGTTGAGCGCCGTCTGCACCCCGGCCAGCGACAGACCCAGCTCCACCAGCGTGATCGCCACGGCTGGCTGCATGCCGACCAGCACCGTCCTCGCATCCAGGATGTGCGTCATGGCGGCGGTGTTCGTGATCATGCGGCCGATGAAGGAGTCGACGATCTCGAGCGCGGAGATGTCGATGAGGACGCCCTTGGCGCCCGTTTGCATGATCTTGTCCGTAAGATTGTCCTGCAGCGTCTGCGCGAGCTCGTCGTGCATCTCCACCTGTATGGTGACCAGGAGGATG
Encoded proteins:
- a CDS encoding STAS domain-containing protein; the encoded protein is MGPILLVTIQVEMHDELAQTLQDNLTDKIMQTGAKGVLIDISALEIVDSFIGRMITNTAAMTHILDARTVLVGMQPAVAITLVELGLSLAGVQTALNVEKGMALLRAHFASESVHGDPEE